From the Macaca nemestrina isolate mMacNem1 chromosome 7, mMacNem.hap1, whole genome shotgun sequence genome, one window contains:
- the LOC105481796 gene encoding glia maturation factor beta isoform X1, producing the protein MSESLVVCDVAEDLVEKLRKFRFRKETNNAAIIMKIDKDKRLVVLDEELEGISPDELKDELPERQPRTFIVYSYKYQHDDGRVSYPLCFIFSSPVGCKPEQQMMYAGSKNKLVQTAELTKVFEIRNTEDLTEEWLREKLGFFH; encoded by the exons ATG agcgAGTCTTTGGTTGTTTGTGATGTTGCTGAAGATTTAGTGGAAAAGCTGAGAAAGTTTCGTTTTCGCAAAGAAACGAACAATGCTGCTATTATAA tgaagATTGACAAGGATAAACGCCTGGTGGTACTGGATGAGGAGCTTGAG GGCATTTCACCAGATGAACTTAAAGATGAACTACCTGAACGACAACCTCG AACCTTCATTGTGTATAGTTATAAATATCAACATGATGATGGAAGAGTTTCATATCCTCTGTGCTTTATTTTCTCCAGTCCTGTTG GATGTAAGCCTGAACAACAGATGATGTATGCTGGGAGTAAGAATAAGCTAGTCCAGACAGCTGAACTAACCAAG gtgtttGAAATAAGAAATACTGAAGACCTAACTGAAGAATGGTTACGTGAGAAACTTGGATTTTTCCACTAA
- the LOC105481796 gene encoding glia maturation factor beta isoform X2, whose product MSESLVVCDVAEDLVEKLRKFRFRKETNNAAIIMKIDKDKRLVVLDEELEGISPDELKDELPERQPRFIVYSYKYQHDDGRVSYPLCFIFSSPVGCKPEQQMMYAGSKNKLVQTAELTKVFEIRNTEDLTEEWLREKLGFFH is encoded by the exons ATG agcgAGTCTTTGGTTGTTTGTGATGTTGCTGAAGATTTAGTGGAAAAGCTGAGAAAGTTTCGTTTTCGCAAAGAAACGAACAATGCTGCTATTATAA tgaagATTGACAAGGATAAACGCCTGGTGGTACTGGATGAGGAGCTTGAG GGCATTTCACCAGATGAACTTAAAGATGAACTACCTGAACGACAACCTCG CTTCATTGTGTATAGTTATAAATATCAACATGATGATGGAAGAGTTTCATATCCTCTGTGCTTTATTTTCTCCAGTCCTGTTG GATGTAAGCCTGAACAACAGATGATGTATGCTGGGAGTAAGAATAAGCTAGTCCAGACAGCTGAACTAACCAAG gtgtttGAAATAAGAAATACTGAAGACCTAACTGAAGAATGGTTACGTGAGAAACTTGGATTTTTCCACTAA